In a genomic window of Mycolicibacter heraklionensis:
- a CDS encoding FAD-binding protein — MSDPDHVVDVLVVGSGGGGMTAALAADSRGLDTLVVEKSRYFGGSTALSGGGIWVPGAPSQRREGYAPDPDDVLTYLRVITDGLVSDARLRQYVDAAPRMMEFLEASSPWFEFVWKPGYADYYPELPGGSALGSTINVPAIDLRKLGDEEQNLLAPLALAPKGIWLGPKDLRLFYQVRQSWRGKAILVKLLWRMFRARVFGDRMAAIGQSLAARLRLAMLERDIPLWLDTPMTELITDDSGAVIGAVVRRGGRTQRILARRGIILASGGFDHDLAWRQQYQPVLEHDWSFGNPLATGDGIRAGERIGAATELLDEAWWFPALCWPDGRLQFMLNERMMPSQFIVNGDGERFINEAAPYMDFAHAMIAGQQAGVTHIPCWLVTDQRSFHRYVVAGHLPIPKIPGAPVPTGRRIPQAWLESGVVKAANSFEELAGEIGVPPQRLRATAQRFNELARSGHDDDFNRGDSVYDNYYGDPTLPNPNLHPLGKPPYYAFRIILGDLGTSGGLRTDEHARVLRADDSVIDRLYAVGNTSAPVMGRSYAGAGATIGPAMTFGYVAAQHLADISGHQLSAESQTPNQSPRR, encoded by the coding sequence GTGAGCGACCCAGACCACGTCGTCGACGTGCTCGTCGTCGGCTCCGGTGGCGGCGGAATGACCGCGGCGCTGGCCGCCGACTCCCGCGGGCTCGATACGTTGGTCGTGGAGAAGTCGCGATACTTCGGCGGTTCGACTGCGCTGTCCGGCGGCGGCATCTGGGTGCCCGGGGCGCCGTCGCAGCGTCGGGAAGGCTACGCGCCCGACCCCGACGACGTGCTGACCTACCTCCGGGTGATCACCGACGGGCTGGTCAGTGATGCGCGGTTGCGGCAATACGTGGATGCCGCCCCGCGGATGATGGAGTTCTTGGAGGCCAGCAGCCCCTGGTTCGAGTTTGTCTGGAAGCCCGGCTATGCCGACTACTACCCGGAGCTGCCGGGCGGGTCGGCGCTGGGCAGCACCATCAACGTGCCCGCCATCGACCTGCGCAAGCTCGGCGACGAGGAGCAGAATCTGCTGGCTCCGCTGGCGTTGGCGCCCAAGGGGATCTGGCTGGGCCCCAAGGATCTTCGGCTCTTCTACCAGGTTCGCCAGTCATGGCGCGGCAAAGCGATCCTGGTCAAGCTGCTGTGGCGGATGTTCCGCGCCCGGGTATTCGGGGATCGGATGGCCGCCATCGGTCAGTCGCTGGCCGCACGGCTCCGGCTGGCCATGCTCGAACGCGACATACCGCTGTGGCTGGACACACCGATGACCGAGCTGATCACCGACGACTCCGGCGCGGTGATCGGTGCGGTGGTGCGGCGCGGCGGTCGGACACAGCGCATCCTGGCGCGCCGTGGCATCATCTTGGCCAGCGGTGGGTTCGACCACGACTTGGCCTGGCGCCAGCAGTATCAGCCGGTGCTGGAACACGATTGGAGCTTCGGCAACCCGCTGGCCACCGGCGACGGTATCCGGGCCGGGGAACGCATCGGCGCGGCGACCGAACTGCTCGACGAGGCCTGGTGGTTCCCGGCGCTGTGCTGGCCCGACGGGCGACTGCAGTTCATGCTCAACGAACGCATGATGCCGTCCCAGTTCATCGTCAACGGCGACGGCGAGCGGTTCATCAACGAAGCGGCGCCCTACATGGATTTCGCGCACGCCATGATCGCCGGACAGCAGGCCGGCGTCACCCACATCCCATGCTGGCTGGTCACCGACCAGCGATCCTTCCACCGCTACGTCGTCGCCGGACACCTGCCGATCCCGAAGATTCCCGGAGCGCCCGTACCGACCGGGCGTCGGATACCGCAGGCCTGGCTGGAGTCCGGTGTGGTCAAGGCGGCCAACTCCTTCGAGGAGCTGGCCGGCGAGATCGGTGTCCCGCCGCAGCGGCTGCGGGCTACCGCGCAACGGTTCAACGAGTTGGCCCGCTCCGGCCACGACGACGACTTCAACCGCGGCGACAGCGTCTACGACAACTACTACGGGGACCCGACGCTGCCCAACCCCAACCTGCACCCGCTGGGCAAACCGCCCTACTACGCGTTCCGCATCATCCTCGGCGATCTGGGCACCTCCGGTGGCCTGCGTACCGACGAGCACGCCCGGGTGCTGCGCGCCGACGACTCGGTGATCGACCGGCTCTACGCGGTGGGCAACACCTCGGCCCCGGTGATGGGCCGCAGCTACGCCGGCGCCGGAGCCACCATCGGCCCCGCGATGACCTTCGGTTACGTTGCCGCCCAACACCTCGCCGACATCTCCGGTCACCAGCTCTCCGCCGAATCGCAGACTCCCAACCAATCGCCCAGGAGGTAA
- a CDS encoding creatininase family protein yields MSRRIIPDTTTTDPAATHTVAVLPVGSFEQHGPYLPLGTDTLIATAIASVISQHHNVFQLPPVAFSCSHEHAAYPGTISISATTLAAIVADIIESLARQNIAGLIVVNGHGGNAVLTNVVQQANHPKNPVKVGLYPSREDWTEARAAAGIHSSNHDDMHAGELETSILLATAPDYLRDGWQTSDHTANDRRYLTSLGIHAYAPTGVIGSPSQATAAKGSSALDHLGRNADTLIELLTTR; encoded by the coding sequence GTGAGCCGTCGAATCATCCCCGACACCACCACCACCGACCCTGCGGCCACCCACACGGTCGCGGTGCTGCCGGTCGGCTCATTCGAACAACACGGCCCCTACCTTCCGCTGGGCACCGACACCCTCATCGCCACTGCCATCGCATCCGTAATCAGTCAGCACCACAACGTATTTCAGCTACCACCGGTCGCGTTCAGCTGCTCCCACGAACACGCCGCCTACCCCGGCACCATCAGCATCAGCGCCACCACCTTGGCCGCGATCGTCGCTGACATCATCGAATCGCTGGCACGCCAGAACATCGCCGGGCTGATCGTCGTCAACGGCCACGGCGGCAACGCGGTACTCACCAACGTCGTCCAACAAGCCAACCACCCCAAGAACCCCGTCAAGGTTGGGCTCTACCCCAGCCGCGAAGACTGGACCGAAGCCCGCGCCGCCGCAGGAATCCACAGCAGCAACCACGACGACATGCACGCCGGCGAACTGGAAACCTCCATCCTGCTCGCCACCGCACCCGACTACCTGCGCGACGGCTGGCAGACCAGCGACCACACCGCCAACGACCGCCGCTACCTCACCAGCCTCGGCATCCACGCCTACGCACCCACCGGCGTCATCGGCTCACCATCCCAGGCCACCGCCGCCAAGGGCAGCAGTGCCCTCGACCACCTCGGCCGCAACGCCGACACCCTGATCGAACTCCTCACCACACGTTGA
- a CDS encoding ArsR/SmtB family transcription factor: MSRDEAERIAKLFKALADPTRVQLLGLLRGRPGGECGYDMTGPLGISQPSVSYHVKVLHEAGLVTRERRGSWVFYRICEERLAEIRRVAGLTSPGTTT; encoded by the coding sequence ATGTCCCGCGACGAGGCCGAACGGATTGCCAAGCTGTTCAAGGCCCTGGCTGACCCGACCAGAGTCCAACTCCTCGGATTGCTCAGAGGCAGACCGGGCGGGGAATGCGGCTACGACATGACCGGCCCACTCGGTATCTCCCAACCGAGCGTGAGTTACCACGTGAAGGTCCTTCACGAGGCAGGCCTGGTCACGCGGGAGCGTCGCGGAAGCTGGGTCTTCTACCGCATCTGTGAAGAACGGCTGGCCGAGATCCGCCGGGTGGCGGGGCTAACCTCGCCGGGCACCACTACCTGA
- a CDS encoding LLM class flavin-dependent oxidoreductase translates to MKISLFYEFALPRPWSDDDERLLFSDGLDEVELADKSGFSTVWLTEHHFLEEYCHATAPEMFLAAASQRTKNIRLGFGIMHLPPVVNHPARVAERVATLDLLSGGRVEFGTGEGSSIAELGGFGIDPADKRAQWEEALEVSIRCMTEEPFTGFDGQHVQMPARNVVPKPMQKPHPPVWVACTRPASVQMAAEKCIGALSFAYTGPGPLAERVNGYYKALEETGVPVTPQVNPNILAIGGDLSMMVAPTDEQAIARLGVGGGFFSFGIMHYYMTGEHTPGRTGVWNRYLEEVEKDPTLAYGPGRGAIGSPATAREFLRGYEESGVDELILLLNPRSHEATMEAIELMGKEVLPEFIERDEKAVAEKAKRLEPVLEKLEARRPASAAPAFDESYSFGGLPTGRGGTFTATEIPEAMAEMNEGRVQAAQLAKEERAERERGRR, encoded by the coding sequence GTGAAGATCTCACTGTTCTACGAATTCGCGCTGCCGCGGCCATGGTCCGACGACGATGAACGCCTGCTGTTCTCCGACGGCCTGGACGAGGTGGAACTCGCCGACAAGTCCGGGTTCTCCACGGTCTGGCTCACCGAGCACCACTTCCTGGAGGAGTACTGCCACGCCACCGCGCCGGAGATGTTCTTGGCCGCGGCCAGCCAGCGGACCAAGAACATCCGGCTGGGCTTCGGGATCATGCACCTGCCCCCGGTGGTCAACCACCCCGCCCGAGTGGCCGAGCGGGTCGCCACCCTGGACCTGCTGTCCGGTGGCCGGGTCGAATTCGGCACCGGGGAAGGATCCTCGATCGCCGAGCTCGGCGGGTTCGGCATCGACCCGGCCGACAAGCGCGCGCAATGGGAGGAGGCCCTGGAGGTCTCGATTCGCTGTATGACCGAGGAGCCGTTCACCGGCTTTGACGGCCAACATGTGCAGATGCCCGCCCGCAACGTTGTCCCCAAGCCCATGCAGAAGCCGCATCCGCCGGTCTGGGTGGCCTGCACTCGACCGGCGTCGGTGCAGATGGCCGCCGAGAAATGCATCGGCGCACTGAGTTTCGCCTACACCGGTCCCGGACCGCTGGCCGAGCGGGTCAACGGCTACTACAAGGCACTGGAAGAGACCGGTGTCCCGGTCACCCCGCAGGTGAACCCGAACATCCTGGCCATCGGTGGTGACCTGTCGATGATGGTGGCCCCCACCGATGAGCAGGCGATCGCGCGTCTGGGGGTCGGCGGCGGATTCTTCTCGTTCGGGATCATGCACTACTACATGACCGGCGAGCACACCCCGGGCCGGACCGGAGTATGGAACCGCTATCTCGAAGAGGTCGAGAAAGATCCGACGCTGGCCTATGGGCCGGGCCGCGGGGCGATCGGAAGCCCGGCGACCGCACGGGAATTCCTGCGCGGCTACGAGGAGAGCGGCGTTGACGAGCTCATCCTGTTGCTCAACCCGCGCAGCCACGAGGCGACCATGGAGGCCATCGAGCTGATGGGCAAAGAAGTGCTGCCGGAGTTCATCGAACGCGATGAGAAGGCGGTCGCCGAGAAGGCCAAGCGGCTCGAGCCGGTGCTGGAGAAGCTGGAGGCTCGCCGTCCGGCGTCCGCCGCACCGGCATTCGACGAGTCCTACTCGTTCGGCGGACTGCCGACCGGGCGAGGCGGCACGTTCACCGCCACCGAGATCCCCGAGGCGATGGCCGAGATGAACGAGGGCCGGGTGCAGGCCGCCCAACTTGCTAAGGAAGAGCGAGCAGAGCGGGAACGCGGCCGGCGGTGA
- a CDS encoding coniferyl-alcohol dehydrogenase, with protein MSAPSGLWRYDGRRTVVTGCASGIGAALVIQLAELGARVIGLDRVEPATGVDEFHAIDLADPASIDRAAAAIRESGEVDALFNVAGVSSGIGDPERVVTINFLGLRHLTEALLPAMPAGSAIANVSSLAAATYRENAPTTLGLLNSPGMAAGLQWCRANPAALADGGYRLSKEAIILYGILNAEPLAHRGIRINCTAPGVTETPILDQLRSSYGQGFLDGIPKPLGRVASAGEQAAPLVFLNSSAAGYITGQVLWVDGGNISSRATAALTDGSTPWPA; from the coding sequence GTGAGCGCACCGTCTGGGCTGTGGCGCTACGACGGCCGACGAACCGTGGTCACCGGCTGTGCGTCGGGAATCGGCGCCGCGCTGGTGATTCAGCTCGCGGAGCTCGGAGCACGGGTCATCGGCCTGGACCGCGTCGAGCCTGCCACGGGTGTCGACGAGTTTCACGCGATTGATCTGGCTGATCCGGCGTCCATCGACCGGGCCGCCGCAGCGATCCGGGAGTCGGGGGAGGTCGACGCACTGTTCAACGTCGCCGGAGTGTCCTCGGGCATAGGCGATCCGGAGCGGGTGGTCACGATCAACTTCCTGGGTTTGCGCCACCTCACCGAAGCGCTGTTGCCGGCGATGCCGGCGGGATCGGCGATCGCCAATGTGTCCTCGCTGGCCGCGGCGACCTACCGCGAAAACGCGCCGACCACCCTCGGCCTGTTGAACTCGCCGGGCATGGCTGCCGGATTACAGTGGTGCCGTGCCAATCCCGCCGCGCTCGCCGACGGGGGCTACCGGCTGTCCAAAGAGGCGATCATCCTCTACGGCATACTCAACGCCGAACCGTTGGCGCACCGCGGGATCCGGATCAACTGCACCGCGCCCGGCGTCACCGAAACCCCGATCCTCGATCAACTGCGCAGCAGCTACGGTCAGGGCTTTCTCGACGGCATTCCCAAACCGCTGGGACGGGTCGCCAGTGCGGGCGAACAGGCTGCACCGTTGGTGTTCCTGAACAGTTCGGCGGCCGGCTACATCACCGGTCAGGTGCTCTGGGTCGACGGCGGCAACATCAGCAGCCGGGCCACTGCCGCGCTGACGGACGGATCGACGCCGTGGCCGGCCTGA
- a CDS encoding alpha/beta fold hydrolase, with translation MRFVFVHGGFHAAWCWSRTIAELENIGHTGIAVDLPGHGSRLSEESTLANRREAVASVLQPGDVLVGHSGGGFDATLGADSAPDLVRHIVYLAAALPREGRSYTDAMTMGSEGAEFFDTAAADMLNHLHFADDGTMTFADIDGARQYFYHDCDDDTLRWAFERLGPERFGDTTVAPVSVPHFWAADIGRSFIRCEQDRAYPRWLADLVCRRLGVEPLTIDASHSPFLSRPAELAALLVHATTTRPIGPLIPD, from the coding sequence ATGCGATTCGTCTTCGTGCACGGGGGGTTTCACGCAGCCTGGTGCTGGAGCCGCACCATCGCGGAGTTGGAGAACATCGGGCACACCGGTATCGCCGTCGACCTGCCCGGCCACGGCTCTCGGCTCAGCGAGGAGTCGACCCTGGCCAACCGCCGGGAGGCCGTCGCGTCGGTGCTGCAGCCCGGCGACGTCCTGGTCGGGCACTCCGGCGGCGGGTTCGACGCCACCCTGGGCGCGGACAGTGCACCGGATCTGGTGCGCCACATCGTCTATCTGGCCGCGGCGCTGCCCCGGGAGGGGCGCAGCTACACCGACGCGATGACGATGGGTAGCGAGGGAGCCGAGTTCTTCGACACCGCGGCCGCTGACATGCTGAACCATTTGCACTTCGCGGACGACGGGACGATGACCTTCGCCGACATCGATGGTGCGCGGCAGTACTTCTACCACGACTGCGATGACGACACGCTGCGCTGGGCTTTCGAACGGCTCGGGCCGGAACGGTTCGGCGACACCACGGTTGCGCCGGTGTCGGTGCCGCACTTCTGGGCGGCCGATATCGGCCGCAGCTTCATTCGCTGCGAGCAGGATCGGGCCTATCCGCGCTGGCTGGCCGATCTGGTCTGCCGGCGGCTCGGTGTCGAACCCCTGACCATCGACGCCTCGCACTCGCCCTTCCTGAGCCGACCCGCCGAACTGGCTGCACTGCTGGTGCACGCCACCACGACCCGGCCGATCGGCCCACTGATCCCCGACTGA
- a CDS encoding cyclase family protein — translation MAGLTEFRRVAETVRNWGRWGDADELGTLNLITPAKIAQAAALVRHGKVFPLGVDFGSSGPQGAFQFRHNPIHVMTVDGGDVSTLAQYGPEWHRNIVAQQLSEFFVDNPFRFNDDMIVMPLQAASQWDALSHVYYDDQLYNGFPASSVTSLGAYHCGIDKVDGKGITSRGVLLDVVAHRGAGTFLPLGTPITPDELDAVAQAQQVTVEPGDIVVVRTGWWERFRQTGDGAEPGAGLDWRCASWLHERDVAAVAADNLMVEDPVSGVEGTYLPLHMLCLRDMGLMLGEYWDLGALAADCAADGRYEFQLVAPPLRVTGGVGSPVNPIAIK, via the coding sequence GTGGCCGGCCTGACCGAGTTCCGCCGGGTCGCCGAGACGGTCCGCAACTGGGGGCGATGGGGCGACGCCGACGAACTGGGCACGCTCAATCTCATCACCCCCGCCAAGATCGCCCAGGCTGCCGCCCTGGTCCGGCACGGCAAGGTGTTTCCGCTGGGGGTGGATTTCGGGTCGTCGGGCCCGCAGGGAGCGTTTCAGTTCCGGCACAACCCGATTCACGTGATGACCGTCGACGGTGGCGACGTCAGCACGCTGGCTCAGTACGGCCCGGAGTGGCATCGCAATATCGTGGCGCAGCAGCTCAGCGAGTTCTTCGTCGACAACCCGTTCCGGTTCAACGACGACATGATCGTGATGCCGCTGCAGGCCGCCAGTCAGTGGGATGCGCTGTCGCACGTCTACTACGACGACCAGCTCTACAACGGCTTCCCGGCCAGTTCGGTCACCAGCCTGGGCGCCTACCACTGCGGTATCGACAAAGTCGACGGCAAGGGCATCACCTCGCGCGGCGTGCTGCTTGATGTGGTCGCCCACCGCGGCGCGGGCACCTTCCTGCCGCTGGGCACCCCGATCACCCCGGACGAACTCGACGCGGTGGCACAGGCTCAACAGGTCACGGTCGAGCCCGGCGACATCGTGGTGGTCCGAACCGGCTGGTGGGAAAGGTTTCGACAGACCGGCGACGGCGCCGAACCGGGTGCCGGGTTGGACTGGCGGTGCGCCAGCTGGCTGCATGAGCGCGACGTCGCGGCGGTGGCCGCCGACAACCTGATGGTCGAGGATCCGGTGTCCGGCGTCGAGGGAACCTATCTGCCCCTGCACATGCTCTGCCTGCGTGACATGGGGTTGATGCTCGGGGAGTACTGGGACCTCGGCGCGCTCGCCGCGGATTGCGCCGCTGACGGTCGCTACGAGTTCCAGTTGGTGGCGCCGCCGCTGCGGGTGACCGGCGGAGTCGGGTCGCCGGTGAATCCGATCGCGATCAAGTAG
- a CDS encoding alpha/beta fold hydrolase, whose amino-acid sequence MLFTRKTVLVDGLSTSYLEAGDPAAPTVILLHGGEFGAGAEVGWERTIPALAARHRVLAPDMLGFGESAKVIDFNDGRGMRIRHVAGFCAALGVESADFVGNSMGAIMLLVDATSDAPLLPVGRLVAICGGGEIKQNEHMAALYDYDATVPAMRRIVAALFYDPAYPADEAYVGRRYASSIAPGAWEAVAAARFRRPGAEPPPPASSSRRYERISVPTLVIEGACDKLLPPGWAAQIADQISGGHAAVVDAAGHCPQIEQAEKVNDLLRDFCSGD is encoded by the coding sequence TTGCTGTTCACGCGCAAGACCGTCCTGGTGGACGGCCTGAGCACCTCCTACCTGGAGGCCGGCGACCCGGCGGCCCCGACCGTGATCCTGCTGCACGGCGGCGAGTTCGGTGCCGGCGCCGAAGTCGGCTGGGAACGCACCATTCCCGCACTGGCCGCGCGCCATCGGGTGCTCGCACCGGACATGCTCGGGTTCGGGGAGTCGGCCAAGGTCATCGACTTCAACGACGGACGCGGCATGCGGATCCGCCACGTGGCAGGGTTCTGCGCGGCGCTCGGCGTGGAATCGGCGGATTTCGTGGGCAATTCGATGGGCGCCATCATGCTGCTCGTCGACGCCACCTCGGACGCGCCGCTGCTGCCGGTGGGGCGACTGGTGGCCATCTGCGGTGGTGGCGAGATTAAGCAGAACGAGCACATGGCCGCGCTCTACGACTACGACGCGACGGTGCCCGCCATGCGCCGGATCGTGGCGGCGCTCTTCTATGACCCGGCCTATCCCGCCGACGAGGCCTATGTGGGACGGCGGTACGCGTCGAGCATCGCGCCCGGCGCCTGGGAGGCGGTGGCGGCGGCGCGATTCCGCCGGCCCGGCGCCGAGCCCCCGCCGCCGGCGTCGAGCAGCCGCCGCTACGAACGTATTTCAGTACCGACCCTGGTGATCGAGGGCGCCTGCGACAAGCTGCTCCCGCCCGGGTGGGCGGCCCAGATCGCCGATCAGATCTCCGGCGGGCACGCGGCGGTTGTCGACGCGGCCGGCCACTGCCCGCAGATCGAGCAGGCCGAAAAGGTGAACGACCTACTGCGGGACTTCTGTTCCGGTGACTGA
- a CDS encoding 3-carboxyethylcatechol 2,3-dioxygenase, whose translation MSHSPLLNLPEPPRELMDDIEAAIADAAAFVADFDPQLTVIFAPDHYNGFFLQLMPPFCIGTAAQGIGDYGTHLGALDVPADIARECAAAVLERGVDVAVSASMEVDHAVTQPLARLFGDATACPVIPIFLNAVAAPLGPIHRARALGAAVGEFLAGLELRVLVVGSGGLSHDPPIPTLATAPPVTRDRILHGTAMSAEQRQARQDATIAAARDFAAGANNLAPLNPEFDQRFLSIVDSGRLDDLADWSNTFITQEGGGSAHEIRTWAAAFGALAAQGRYRIAQRYYRPAPELIAGFAIRTAQPTEVIR comes from the coding sequence ATGTCCCACAGCCCCCTGTTGAATCTGCCGGAACCACCCCGTGAGTTGATGGACGACATCGAGGCCGCGATCGCCGACGCCGCGGCGTTCGTCGCCGACTTCGACCCGCAGCTGACGGTGATCTTCGCGCCGGACCACTACAACGGGTTCTTCTTGCAGCTGATGCCGCCGTTCTGCATCGGCACCGCCGCCCAGGGCATCGGTGACTACGGCACACACCTCGGGGCACTGGACGTCCCTGCCGACATCGCGCGTGAGTGCGCGGCGGCGGTGCTGGAACGCGGTGTGGACGTGGCCGTTTCGGCGTCCATGGAGGTCGATCACGCGGTGACGCAGCCGCTGGCGCGGCTGTTCGGTGACGCTACGGCCTGCCCGGTGATCCCGATCTTCCTCAACGCGGTCGCCGCCCCGCTCGGGCCGATACACCGCGCTCGCGCGCTGGGCGCCGCGGTGGGGGAGTTCTTGGCCGGCCTGGAACTGCGGGTACTGGTGGTGGGATCCGGTGGGCTCTCCCATGATCCGCCGATCCCGACGCTGGCGACCGCGCCACCAGTCACCCGGGACCGGATCCTGCACGGCACCGCCATGAGCGCCGAGCAGCGCCAAGCCCGCCAGGACGCGACGATCGCGGCGGCCCGCGACTTCGCGGCCGGGGCGAACAACCTCGCACCGCTGAACCCGGAATTCGATCAGCGCTTTCTGTCCATCGTCGACAGCGGCCGGCTCGACGACCTCGCCGACTGGTCCAACACGTTCATCACCCAGGAGGGCGGCGGCTCCGCGCACGAGATCCGCACCTGGGCAGCAGCATTCGGCGCGCTCGCGGCCCAGGGCCGCTACCGCATCGCCCAGCGCTACTACCGGCCGGCCCCGGAACTGATCGCCGGGTTCGCCATCCGCACCGCGCAACCCACGGAGGTGATCCGGTGA
- a CDS encoding bifunctional 3-(3-hydroxy-phenyl)propionate/3-hydroxycinnamic acid hydroxylase, translated as MAVLSDVEVVVVGAGPVGLTLANILGLQGIRTLVIEERDTLIDYPRGVGLDDESLRTFQAIGLVDAVLPHTVPNQILRFYDGRRRLLAEMAPADACFGWPKRNGFVQPLVDAELLRGLERFDHVQVLWGRPMSGVAETPDSVTVSIGGEGREPQTVSARYVVGCDGGRSATRRLMGVSFDGTTSSTRWLVVDIANDPLGHPNSEVGADPARPYASISIAHGIRRFEFMIHADETDEQAEDPEFVAAMLAPFLPHPHDVDVIRHRVYTHHSRIAGAFRRGRLLLAGDAAHLMPVWQGQGYNSGIRDAMNLGWKLAAVVRGQARPSLLDSYDTERRKHARAMIDLSTMVGKVISPTNRRVAGLRDRVIRAASAVPTLKRYVLEMRFKPMPRYEQGAVVHDQPRRPDSPAGTLFIQPRVDTRSGTDLLLDDVIGTGFAVVAWNNNPRVLLGEDAFARWTALGASFIAVRPSTQLHWTPPGQADDPAVTIVGDRTGQLKAWFDRHSESVLFLRPDRCIAAACIAQRAPEVSARLFSVLALEPVASTPQGGDRPDGTGPVLHVPQPPVESAGTTP; from the coding sequence GTGGCCGTGCTCAGTGATGTCGAGGTCGTCGTGGTCGGCGCCGGTCCGGTCGGCCTGACCCTGGCCAATATCCTCGGCCTGCAAGGGATTCGCACCCTGGTCATCGAGGAACGCGACACACTCATCGACTACCCCCGGGGGGTCGGTCTCGACGACGAGTCGCTGCGCACTTTTCAGGCGATCGGTCTGGTGGACGCCGTGCTGCCGCACACCGTCCCGAACCAGATCCTGCGGTTCTACGACGGCCGGCGGCGATTGCTGGCCGAAATGGCGCCCGCCGACGCCTGTTTCGGGTGGCCCAAGCGCAACGGCTTCGTGCAGCCCCTGGTCGACGCCGAGCTGCTGCGCGGCCTGGAGCGCTTCGACCATGTCCAGGTGCTGTGGGGCCGGCCGATGAGCGGGGTCGCCGAGACTCCCGATTCGGTGACGGTGAGCATCGGCGGCGAGGGCCGGGAACCGCAGACAGTCTCGGCTCGCTACGTCGTCGGTTGCGACGGGGGACGCAGCGCCACCCGCCGGTTGATGGGAGTGTCCTTCGACGGCACCACCTCGTCGACGCGCTGGCTGGTGGTCGACATCGCCAATGACCCGCTCGGCCATCCCAACAGCGAGGTCGGTGCCGACCCGGCGCGCCCGTACGCCTCGATCTCGATCGCGCACGGTATTCGCCGGTTCGAGTTCATGATTCACGCCGACGAGACCGATGAGCAGGCCGAAGATCCCGAATTCGTCGCGGCCATGCTGGCTCCGTTCCTGCCGCATCCGCACGACGTCGACGTGATCCGTCACCGGGTCTACACCCACCACTCCCGGATCGCCGGCGCCTTTCGCCGTGGCCGGCTGCTGCTGGCCGGCGACGCCGCGCATCTCATGCCGGTCTGGCAGGGCCAGGGCTACAACAGCGGGATCCGCGACGCGATGAACCTGGGCTGGAAGCTGGCCGCGGTGGTCCGGGGTCAGGCGCGGCCCAGCCTGCTGGACAGCTACGACACCGAGCGGCGCAAGCATGCCCGCGCGATGATCGACCTCTCCACGATGGTCGGCAAAGTGATCTCCCCGACCAACCGCCGGGTGGCGGGCCTGCGTGACCGGGTGATCCGTGCGGCCTCGGCGGTGCCGACTCTCAAGCGCTACGTCCTGGAGATGCGGTTCAAGCCGATGCCGCGTTACGAGCAGGGCGCGGTCGTCCATGACCAGCCACGGCGTCCCGATTCCCCGGCGGGAACCCTGTTCATCCAGCCGCGCGTCGACACCCGCAGTGGTACCGACCTACTCCTGGACGACGTGATCGGCACCGGCTTCGCGGTCGTGGCCTGGAACAACAATCCCCGGGTTCTGCTCGGCGAAGACGCCTTCGCGCGGTGGACGGCGCTGGGGGCCAGCTTCATCGCGGTGCGGCCGTCGACCCAGCTGCACTGGACCCCGCCCGGTCAGGCCGATGACCCCGCGGTCACCATCGTCGGCGACCGGACCGGGCAGCTGAAGGCCTGGTTCGACCGGCACAGCGAGTCGGTGCTGTTCCTGCGCCCGGACCGCTGCATCGCCGCGGCCTGCATCGCGCAGCGCGCCCCCGAGGTGAGCGCCCGACTCTTCAGTGTCTTGGCCCTCGAGCCGGTGGCTTCGACGCCGCAAGGGGGTGATCGTCCCGATGGCACTGGCCCTGTGCTGCATGTCCCACAGCCCCCTGTTGAATCTGCCGGAACCACCCCGTGA